In Electrophorus electricus isolate fEleEle1 chromosome 14, fEleEle1.pri, whole genome shotgun sequence, a single window of DNA contains:
- the mrpl43 gene encoding 39S ribosomal protein L43, mitochondrial: MTARGTPSRFLQSVLQNGVGRYVCQLKRVSIIFSKNAQSSLGVREFLEDGVVDFAKKNQGIVVYVSPQSCRIPKVVAEYLNGNVKEELVTNKTAQQIAELITKMSNQSGLDIIRIRKPFHTNSPSIQGQWHPFTNRLPSKDPVGPQAE, from the exons ATGACTGCTCGAGGCACTCCTAGTCGTTTTTTACAAAGCGTTCTTCAAAATGGAGTTGGTCGATACGTGTGTCAGCTGAAACGCGTGTCCATAATTTTCTCTAAGAATGCGCAGAGTTCCTTAGGAGTTAG GGAATTTCTTGAGGATGGTGTAGTTGACTTCGCCAAAAAGAACCAAGGAATTGTTGTGTACGTGTCTCCACAGTCCTGTAGAATTCCAAAAGTGGTTGCTGAATATC TCAATGGTAATGTAAAGGAAGAGCTTGTCACCAATAAAACGGCACAGCAGATTGCAGAACTGATTACCAAGATGTCCAACCAGTCAGGCCTGGACATTATCCGTATCAGAAAGCCCTTCCATACAAACAGCCCCAGTATCCAAGGACAGTGGCATCCCTTCACCAACCGACTACCCAGCAAGGATCCAGTTGGCCCGCAGGCTGAATAA
- the sema4gb gene encoding semaphorin-4G: MVSEGSERTVVPICTSIMAIMQHCHQSLITITLFCCLTPVLWAFPFGPLLELDVTPRSTVSFNGLLGCNHFHGSAINYSTLLLEDEAGILYVGAREALYALNLANISASRNNSFIDWAASAEQKRQCLSKGRDNQTECYNYIRFLDRYNETHLYTCGTHAFRPRCAYIDVERFSFVRFEEGREKCPYDPAKGYTGLIVDGEMYSASQYEFRSNPDIRRNFPFPNLRTDEAPTRWLQEADFVGSALLRESINSSTGDDDKLYFFFTERNQEQPAYTSQTRVARVARVCKGDIGGQRTLQRKWTSFLKARLVCSVPEYELQFNVLRSVYVLEGASVHDSNLYAVFGLDWKNVKTSAVCQYSLRDVKAAFNGPYMELQDSKWREYTENVPEPRPGSCIMDQHRAQLINSSRDLPDNVLMFVRRHPLMAREIQPIGGRPLLFRKSVDYTRIAVHKVMALDGITYNMLFIGTDEGWLDKAIAVGDQVHITEELQLFKEPQPINNILLSHKQRSVYVSASSGVVQVPLSACVRYISCYDCVFARDPLCGWNGAQCVDISSYPNKSNLIQDVQMGNRGCDNITTDGLVSHRTRSVMAGDDVLLQCELRSNLAVPRWTLNGEQLQGYGMDKGYRTGTDGLLIIGAQGRQSGRYCCYAVENGVWIPIRSYVVRVQPVARPSFQPPIDPTALPESFFTTTSMLPTRPAGSPKEQPRQSPSAAFPFGPESQTSRHREAMYISLVAVLGGLCLVLTVVLLYITFCLHSSPKGGKYTQQGPLVTAAMDQKWSCHMELKTISSHCNGRTEHSEAASMDGEFLQIGQGQGLNTPSKEPPSAPQLPMPPPLPSTEYANGLSAALPSVLRKMNGNSYVLLGQVDSDLTSPLYHSFTEELSRILEKRKHTQLEVQLDESSL; encoded by the exons GACTTCTGGGCTGTAATCATTTCCATGGCTCAGCTATAAACTACAGTACTCTGCTGCTGGAGGATGAAGCTGGGATACTGTACGTGGGGGCCAGAGAAGCTTTGTATGCCCTGAACTTAGCTAATATCTCAGCTTCCCGCAACAACTCTTTT ATTGACTGGGCTGCATCTGCAGAGCAGAAAAGGCAATGCTTAAGTAAAGGAAGAGACAATCAG ACAGAATGTTACAATTACATCCGGTTCCTCGACCGTTATAATGAGACTCACCTCTACACCTGTGGGACCCATGCCTTCCGCCCTCGCTGCGCATACATA GATGTGGAGCGCTTCAGCTTCGTGCGTTTTGAGGAAGGCCGGGAGAAATGTCCCTATGACCCAGCAAAGGGTTACACTGGTCTCATTGTCG ATGGTGAGATGTACTCAGCCTCTCAATATGAGTTTCGTAGCAACCCTGACATTCGCCGTAACTTCCCCTTTCCCAACCTGAGGACAGATGAGGCTCCAACAAGATGGTTACAGG AGGCGGACTTTGTTGGATCAGCATTATTGAGAGAAAGCATCAACAGCTCCACTGGGGACGACGACAAACTTTATTTCTTCTTCACGGAAAGAAACCAAGAGCAGCCCGCCTACACAAGTCAAACCAGAGTGGCGAGAGTTGCTAGAGTCTGTAAG GGTGACATAGGAGGTCAGAGGACTCTCCAAAGGAAGTGGACGTCCTTTCTGAAGGCGCGCCTTGTGTGCTCTGTGCCCGAGTATGAGCTGCAGTTTAACGTTCTGCGCAGTGTTTATGTGCTGGAAGGAGCTAGCGTGCATGACAGCAACTTGTACGCTGTCTTTGGACTTGATTG gaaaaatgttaaaacatctgCAGTCTGCCAGTACTCCCTCAGAGATGTCAAGGCTGCATTTAATGGGCCCTACATGGAACTCCAAGACTCAAAATGGAGGGAATATACAGAGAATGTTCCAGAACCAAGACCTGGCTCA tgtATAATGGATCAACATCGTGCTCAGCTCATAAATTCATCACGTGACCTTCCAGACAACGTGCTCATGTTTGTTAGGAGACACCCTTTGATGGCCAGAGAAATTCAGCCAATAGGAGGGCGACCCCTACTGTTCAGAAAGAGTGTTGACTACACCAGAATTGCTGTTCATAAAGTCATGGCCTTGGATGGAATAACCTATAATATGCTTTTCATTGGAACAG ATGAAGGCTGGCTGGATAAGGCTATAGCTGTTGGTGATCAGGTGCACATCACTGAGGAGCTCCAGCTGTTTAAGGAACCACAGCCCATAAACAACATCCTTCTTTCACATAAACAG AGGAGTGTATACGTGAGTGCATCCTCCGGAGTGGTACAGGTGcccctctctgcctgtgtccGCTACATATCATgttatgactgtgtgtttgcCCGAGACCCACTGTGTGGCTGGAATGGGGCACAGTGTGTTGACATATCATCCTATCCGAACAA GTCTAATCTAATTCAGGATGTTCAGATGGGGAATAGAGGATGTGACAACATCACAACTGATG GTTTAGTGTCCCATCGAACCCGTTCTGTGATGGCTGGAGACGATGTACTTTTGCAGTGTGAGCTTCGATCCAACCTTGCAGTCCCGCGCTGGACCCTGAACGGGGAGCAGCTGCAAGGCTACGGCATGGATAAAGGCTACCGAACTGGCACCGACGGACTCCTCATCATCGGGGCTCAGGGCAGGCAGAGCGGCCGTTACTGCTGTTATGCCGTGGAGAACGGTGTTTGGATTCCCATACGCAGCTACGTGGTGAGGGTGCAGCCTGTCGCCCGACCTTCCTTCCAGCCACCCATAGACCCCACTGCACTCCCTGAGAGTTTCTTCACCACCACCAGCATGCTGCCCACGCGGCCCGCTGGTAGCCCCAAAGAGCAGCCGCGGCAATCCCCATCCGCTGCCTTCCCCTTTGGGCCAGAGTCCCAGACCAGCCGACACAGAGAGGCCATGTACATCTCCCTGGTGGCCGTTTTAGGTGGGTTATGCCTTGTGCTGACTGTGGTGCTGCTGTACATTACCTTCTGTTTGCATAGCAGCCCTAAGGGTGGGAAGTACACTCAGCAAGGACCATTGGTTACTGCAGCAATGGATCAAAAGTGGAGTTGCCACATGGAGCTGAAGACTATCTCCAGCCATTGTAATGGGAGGACTGAGCACAGTGAGGCAGCTTCAATGGATGGAGAGTTCCTTCAGATAGGTCAAGGGCAAGGACTCAACACACCTAGCAAGGAGCCCCCTTCTGCACCCCAACTCCCCATGCCGCCGCCCCTGCCATCCACGGAGTATGCAAATGGATTGTCAGCTGCATTGCCAAGTGTCTTGAGGAAAATGAATGGGAACAGCTATGTTCTTCTGGGGCAGGTGGACTCGGATTTGACCTCTCCTCTGTACCATTCCTTCACAGAAGAGCTCAGCAGAATCTTGGAgaagaggaaacacacacagctggaggtCCAGCTAGATGAGAGCTCTCTGTAG